Proteins from a single region of Alphaproteobacteria bacterium:
- a CDS encoding ATP-binding cassette domain-containing protein, translating into MDCLIELKNLVKYFDTIKAVDDISFNVQRGEVLGFLGPNGAGKSTTMKMATGFLLPTSGTAKIMGYDVTEKPIQARRKMGYLPEGAPAYGDMTPYEFLTFVAEARGLKGNEIERNIKIVTEKTHIGSVLKQQIETLSKGFRRRVGLAQALIHDPDVLILDEPTDGLDPNQKYEVRKLIQEMAKDKAIIISTHILEEVEAVCTRAIIISQGKITADETPDSLKARSERHNAIYVTVKNDSATIARTTFMQFDTVKRVEKCSENESHVEYIIIPKKGFNLLDQVSTIVRERGWAAGELRVEHGHLDDVFRQITSKTLS; encoded by the coding sequence CAAAGAGGTGAAGTCCTAGGGTTTTTAGGGCCAAATGGTGCTGGAAAATCAACAACCATGAAAATGGCGACAGGATTTTTATTGCCAACATCAGGGACCGCCAAAATAATGGGCTATGATGTTACTGAAAAACCTATTCAAGCGCGACGTAAAATGGGGTACTTGCCTGAAGGTGCGCCGGCTTATGGTGATATGACGCCTTATGAGTTTCTAACTTTTGTAGCTGAAGCGCGCGGTCTTAAGGGAAATGAAATTGAACGAAATATTAAAATTGTAACTGAAAAAACGCATATCGGATCTGTGCTTAAGCAACAAATTGAAACGCTTTCAAAAGGGTTTAGACGCCGTGTAGGTCTTGCACAAGCGCTTATCCATGATCCTGACGTGTTGATTTTAGATGAACCGACTGATGGTTTGGATCCTAATCAAAAATATGAAGTGCGCAAATTGATTCAAGAAATGGCGAAAGATAAGGCCATTATTATTTCTACTCATATTTTGGAAGAAGTTGAAGCTGTGTGTACGCGCGCAATTATTATTTCGCAAGGCAAAATTACAGCGGATGAAACGCCTGATTCTTTAAAAGCACGTTCAGAACGTCATAATGCGATTTATGTAACAGTCAAAAATGATTCAGCAACGATTGCTCGCACAACCTTCATGCAATTTGATACAGTGAAACGTGTCGAAAAATGTTCGGAAAATGAATCACATGTTGAATATATTATTATCCCTAAAAAGGGATTTAATTTGTTAGATCAAGTGAGTACCATTGTGCGTGAACGTGGTTGGGCAGCAGGTGAATTACGCGTTGAACATGGTCATCTTGATGATGTGTTCCGTCAGATTACCTCCAAGACATTGTCTTAA
- a CDS encoding ABC transporter permease subunit, protein MFVVFKRELKSYFATPLAAIFIIIFLVMAGIFTFFLGDFFAWGQADLHAFFMFHPWLYLFFIPAIAMRLWADERKTGTIEILLTLPLTVTQVVMGKFLAAWVFTGCALLLTFPMWISVNILGDPDNGVILTSYIGSFLMAGAFVAIGSCISAISKSQVIAFVISATLCFIFVAIGSPLILNFAGDWMPKFALDTISGFSFHNHFDSLTRGVIDLSDGIFFVSMMALFIFINVALVDLKKAA, encoded by the coding sequence ATGTTTGTTGTTTTTAAAAGAGAGCTTAAAAGCTATTTTGCAACCCCACTTGCAGCAATTTTTATCATCATTTTTTTGGTGATGGCAGGTATTTTTACTTTTTTCTTAGGCGATTTTTTCGCTTGGGGTCAAGCTGATCTTCATGCTTTTTTCATGTTTCATCCTTGGTTGTATTTGTTTTTTATTCCTGCTATTGCGATGCGATTATGGGCCGATGAGCGTAAAACGGGAACAATTGAAATTTTGTTAACGTTGCCTTTAACTGTGACGCAAGTCGTGATGGGTAAGTTTCTAGCTGCCTGGGTATTTACGGGGTGCGCGCTTTTATTAACTTTTCCCATGTGGATTAGTGTTAATATTTTAGGTGATCCTGATAACGGGGTGATATTGACAAGTTATATTGGTAGTTTCTTGATGGCAGGCGCTTTTGTAGCCATTGGTTCGTGCATTTCGGCAATTTCAAAAAGCCAGGTGATTGCTTTTGTGATTTCAGCCACTTTATGTTTTATTTTTGTAGCTATTGGTTCACCTTTAATTCTTAATTTTGCAGGGGATTGGATGCCAAAGTTTGCATTAGATACAATATCAGGGTTTAGTTTCCATAATCATTTTGATTCACTTACACGCGGCGTTATTGATTTAAGCGATGGTATCTTTTTTGTGTCAATGATGGCCTTGTTTATCTTTATTAATGTTGCACTCGTCGATCTTAAAAAAGCGGCTTAG
- a CDS encoding Gldg family protein yields MSLNISSIHKSRFVIGIVAAIVLFIATNILFNYFLTNARLDLTENKLYTLSEGMRKTIEKIDEPITLRLYFSDKLQRAVPTFGVYGTRVKDFLTEIADLSKGKVKLRVLDPEPFSEVEDEAVGLGLQGVPIDNAGTKVYFGLVGTNMLDTKEIIPFFQPDKEKFLEYDLARLVGNLANPKRKVVGILSSIALEQPAQGQMPWMIVNQIRETFITRTLFNPLKEIEDDVDILMLVHPVDLPDDTLYAIDQYLLRGGKMIAFVDPHSDYNAMQAGPPNPYAPPQPDAPKLSSDLYKLFDHWGIELEPQKVVGDIALAQKVNMGAQGEMNVIQYLPWIKLTKNNFNKEDLVTSDLKTINMASAGHLKKLEKSNLEFTPLMTSSTESALIDTKELKGQPDPEKLLKNFVPSGEKYNLAARLRGKITTLFPDGKPKKAENAQASTPDEQHSDKPFVKEGTLNAIIVADTDFLENRFWVQVQNFFGQPLMTSLANNADFVINALDNLSGSNELISLRSRGLSARPFTLVQKLQDEAEKNYKAQAEALRAKLIQAERQIADLQSADGDGKILSHEQQSAIENFRQEAVVVRRELRKVQLALRQDIRSLEKWVEFLNIGFIPLLVFIFAIFFGVLRARRQHAKTA; encoded by the coding sequence ATGTCACTCAATATTAGTTCGATTCATAAATCCCGCTTTGTCATCGGTATTGTTGCAGCTATAGTTCTTTTTATTGCGACAAACATTTTGTTTAATTATTTTTTAACAAATGCAAGGCTCGATTTAACAGAGAATAAATTGTATACCCTTTCAGAAGGCATGCGCAAAACAATTGAAAAAATTGATGAGCCGATTACATTACGTTTATATTTTTCTGATAAATTACAACGCGCCGTACCAACTTTCGGTGTGTATGGAACGCGTGTAAAAGACTTCCTAACAGAAATTGCTGATTTGTCAAAAGGTAAGGTTAAGCTTCGTGTCTTGGATCCAGAACCATTTTCAGAAGTTGAAGATGAAGCAGTAGGCCTTGGGTTGCAAGGTGTGCCCATAGATAATGCAGGGACAAAAGTTTATTTTGGTCTAGTTGGCACCAATATGCTGGATACAAAAGAAATAATTCCATTTTTTCAACCAGATAAAGAAAAATTTTTGGAATATGATTTAGCGCGCTTGGTAGGTAATTTAGCGAATCCAAAACGTAAAGTGGTTGGTATTTTAAGCTCTATTGCGCTTGAGCAACCAGCTCAAGGGCAAATGCCATGGATGATTGTGAATCAAATTCGTGAAACCTTTATTACGCGTACCCTCTTCAATCCTTTAAAAGAGATTGAAGATGACGTTGATATATTGATGCTCGTTCATCCTGTTGATTTACCAGATGATACGTTGTATGCGATTGATCAATATTTATTGCGCGGTGGTAAAATGATTGCTTTTGTTGATCCGCATTCTGATTATAATGCGATGCAAGCAGGGCCACCTAATCCTTATGCACCACCACAACCCGATGCACCAAAATTATCCTCTGATTTATATAAATTATTTGATCATTGGGGGATTGAACTGGAGCCACAAAAAGTTGTGGGTGATATAGCCTTAGCCCAAAAAGTGAATATGGGTGCACAAGGGGAAATGAATGTTATTCAATATCTTCCTTGGATTAAACTTACAAAGAATAATTTTAATAAAGAAGATTTGGTTACTTCTGATCTTAAAACGATCAATATGGCAAGTGCAGGTCATTTGAAAAAACTTGAGAAATCAAATCTTGAATTTACGCCTTTGATGACATCGTCAACTGAATCTGCGTTGATTGATACGAAAGAATTAAAGGGACAGCCTGATCCTGAAAAATTGTTGAAAAATTTTGTCCCAAGTGGTGAAAAATATAATTTGGCGGCAAGGTTGCGTGGTAAAATAACGACTTTATTTCCTGATGGCAAACCTAAGAAAGCAGAAAACGCACAAGCATCAACACCAGATGAACAACATTCAGATAAACCTTTTGTAAAAGAAGGTACTTTGAATGCTATTATTGTGGCTGATACTGATTTCTTGGAAAACAGATTTTGGGTTCAAGTACAAAATTTCTTTGGTCAACCCTTGATGACGTCACTTGCTAATAATGCTGATTTTGTTATTAACGCATTGGATAATTTATCTGGCAGTAACGAGCTTATAAGTTTAAGAAGCCGTGGTCTTTCAGCACGTCCTTTCACCCTTGTTCAAAAATTACAAGATGAGGCTGAGAAAAACTATAAAGCGCAAGCAGAAGCGTTGCGTGCTAAATTGATTCAGGCGGAGCGTCAAATAGCTGATCTTCAAAGTGCTGATGGAGATGGTAAAATTTTATCGCATGAACAACAATCTGCTATTGAAAATTTCAGACAAGAAGCTGTTGTTGTAAGGCGAGAATTACGTAAAGTACAACTTGCTTTAAGGCAGGATATTAGGTCACTTGAAAAATGGGTTGAATTCTTAAATATTGGATTTATTCCACTTTTAGTCTTTATTTTTGCAATATTTTTTGGCGTTCTTCGTGCTAGGCGTCAACATGCAAAAACAGCGTAA
- a CDS encoding DUF4340 domain-containing protein translates to MRTRTLFVVIVVMIFVAGAAYYAVKQRNDESTVHFETGRFYPDLKDKLNDIDAIEIIAPDVNIKLARKNDLWVVPDKFNYPADFKNIKRNLTALSELVKAEAKTRKKDYFPNLGVDEIKKDAKGLKFIVSVGANHLVDLYIGTHVPGIQDGYFVRSEGDDQVWLARGNIKINPDLKEWLQSDIMSVDKNRMASMHFTPSEGEEFNIWRDDAKKTSFQMQPVPEGRKIKSPYTVDMIAKGLTDLSFADVLPKDRVNFQEKPIVTYKTFDGLYIEIFLGKAHKKEGDAEIEAKSSKDFLNKAPGGKAESNEWVFFKASFDAQQHDKFKDTHKGNKEGVEEEVKKVNTKLSPWAYHLPSYKLEILKRNLDSMLEPVKKEDGDSKFKK, encoded by the coding sequence ATGAGAACTAGAACCCTCTTTGTCGTCATTGTAGTTATGATTTTTGTGGCAGGTGCTGCTTATTACGCTGTTAAGCAGCGTAATGATGAAAGCACAGTGCATTTTGAGACGGGACGTTTTTATCCTGATTTAAAAGACAAATTAAATGATATTGATGCGATAGAAATAATAGCGCCTGATGTAAATATTAAGCTTGCGCGCAAAAATGATCTTTGGGTTGTGCCTGATAAATTTAATTATCCCGCGGATTTTAAAAATATTAAGCGTAACTTAACAGCGTTGTCAGAACTTGTTAAAGCAGAAGCTAAAACGCGTAAAAAAGACTATTTTCCTAATTTGGGTGTTGATGAAATTAAAAAAGATGCAAAGGGCCTAAAATTTATTGTGAGTGTTGGTGCCAATCATCTTGTCGACCTTTACATTGGAACACATGTACCTGGCATTCAAGACGGTTACTTTGTGCGTTCTGAGGGCGATGATCAAGTTTGGCTTGCGCGCGGCAACATTAAAATAAACCCAGATTTAAAAGAATGGTTGCAAAGCGATATTATGTCGGTGGATAAAAACCGAATGGCATCTATGCATTTTACACCTTCGGAAGGTGAAGAATTTAATATTTGGCGTGATGATGCGAAGAAAACATCGTTTCAAATGCAACCTGTGCCTGAAGGGCGTAAAATTAAATCGCCTTACACGGTCGATATGATTGCAAAAGGATTAACAGATTTAAGTTTTGCTGATGTCTTGCCGAAGGATCGCGTTAATTTTCAAGAAAAACCAATCGTCACCTATAAAACTTTTGATGGTCTTTATATAGAAATATTTTTAGGCAAAGCTCATAAAAAAGAAGGTGATGCTGAAATTGAAGCAAAATCAAGTAAAGATTTTTTAAATAAAGCGCCAGGCGGTAAAGCCGAAAGCAATGAATGGGTGTTTTTTAAAGCAAGCTTTGATGCACAGCAGCATGATAAGTTTAAAGATACGCATAAAGGCAATAAAGAAGGTGTTGAAGAGGAAGTTAAAAAGGTGAACACGAAACTTTCTCCTTGGGCGTATCATTTGCCAAGTTACAAATTAGAGATTTTGAAACGTAATTTGGATTCAATGCTTGAGCCTGTGAAAAAAGAAGATGGGGATAGTAAGTTTAAAAAATAG
- the acs gene encoding acetate--CoA ligase gives MSPESCFNPHQAFQEKAHLKLNDYNKKYDDSVQDPDAFWAKEAARIDWIKPFSKVKNTSFEDPISIKWYEDGTLNVAYNCLDRHLQNCPDKIAIIWEGDDPKISRSITYQELYHHTCRFANVLKDLGVQKGDRVVLYMPMIPETAFAMLACARIGAVHSVVFGGFSPEALKGRIHDCMPKVVITADEGLRGGKHIPLKVNVDKALEGNKDVEKVLVVKRTGTPVAWHEHRDLWVHELLEKAPSEAPCAEMSAEDPLFILYTSGSTGKPKGVLHTSGGYLVYAAMTHHYVFDHQEDDIFFCTADLGWVTGHSYVLYGPLCNGATTIMFEGIPTYPDASRFWQIIDKHKVSLFYTAPTAIRALMREGNDFVQKTKRSSLRVLGSVGEPINPEAWLWYHEIVGEGRCPIVDTWWQTETGGILISPIPGAISTKPGSATLPFFGIKPEIVDVQGNVLDGAAEGALCIADSWPGQMRSLYKNHKRFVESYFSTFKGKYFTGDGARRDEDGYYWITGRIDDVINVSGHRLGTAEIESALVNHQSVAEAAVVGYPHDIKGQGIYAYVILKTPFVGSVALRQELIQMVRTQIGPIATPDLLQFVPNLPKTRSGKIMRRLLRKIAAFDLSDLGDTSTLSDPQIIDILIADRSKVA, from the coding sequence ATGTCTCCCGAATCTTGTTTTAATCCGCATCAAGCATTCCAAGAAAAAGCACATTTAAAATTGAATGATTATAACAAAAAATATGATGATTCAGTGCAAGATCCTGATGCTTTTTGGGCAAAAGAGGCTGCACGTATCGATTGGATAAAGCCTTTTTCAAAAGTAAAAAATACAAGTTTTGAAGATCCTATTTCTATTAAATGGTATGAAGATGGGACGTTAAATGTGGCTTATAATTGCCTTGATCGCCATCTTCAAAATTGTCCAGATAAAATCGCTATTATTTGGGAGGGGGATGATCCTAAAATTTCACGCTCGATTACGTATCAAGAGCTTTATCATCATACCTGTCGCTTTGCCAATGTACTTAAAGATTTGGGTGTTCAAAAAGGTGATCGTGTCGTTCTTTATATGCCAATGATTCCTGAAACTGCTTTTGCAATGCTTGCATGCGCGCGTATTGGTGCGGTGCATTCCGTTGTTTTTGGTGGATTTTCACCAGAAGCTTTGAAGGGACGCATTCACGATTGCATGCCTAAAGTTGTGATCACAGCTGATGAAGGATTACGTGGCGGTAAACATATTCCCTTAAAAGTAAATGTTGATAAGGCCTTGGAAGGTAATAAAGATGTTGAAAAAGTTTTAGTTGTTAAGCGCACTGGAACGCCTGTTGCTTGGCATGAACATCGAGATCTATGGGTACACGAGCTACTTGAAAAAGCACCATCTGAAGCGCCATGCGCTGAAATGAGTGCTGAGGATCCTTTATTTATTTTATATACGTCAGGGTCGACAGGCAAGCCGAAAGGTGTGTTGCATACAAGTGGGGGATATCTTGTATATGCAGCGATGACACATCATTATGTTTTTGATCATCAAGAGGATGACATCTTTTTTTGCACAGCCGATCTTGGGTGGGTAACAGGGCATTCTTATGTGCTTTACGGTCCATTATGTAATGGTGCAACGACAATCATGTTTGAAGGTATTCCTACTTACCCTGATGCTTCTCGTTTTTGGCAGATTATTGATAAGCATAAAGTGAGTCTTTTTTATACAGCACCAACAGCTATTAGGGCTTTAATGCGTGAAGGTAATGATTTTGTGCAAAAGACCAAAAGAAGTTCGTTGCGTGTTTTAGGATCGGTGGGGGAGCCGATTAATCCTGAGGCATGGCTTTGGTACCATGAAATTGTAGGCGAGGGGAGATGTCCTATTGTTGACACATGGTGGCAAACTGAAACAGGCGGCATTTTAATTTCGCCAATACCTGGGGCAATTTCAACAAAACCAGGATCGGCGACTTTGCCCTTTTTTGGGATAAAACCGGAAATTGTTGATGTTCAAGGCAATGTTCTTGATGGCGCTGCTGAAGGCGCACTTTGTATAGCAGATTCTTGGCCTGGGCAGATGCGTTCTTTATATAAAAATCATAAACGTTTTGTTGAATCCTATTTTTCAACTTTTAAAGGTAAATATTTTACAGGTGATGGTGCAAGACGTGATGAAGATGGCTATTATTGGATCACGGGACGTATTGATGACGTGATTAATGTGTCTGGGCATCGCTTGGGAACAGCTGAGATTGAATCGGCGCTCGTCAATCATCAATCGGTGGCCGAAGCAGCTGTTGTAGGTTACCCGCATGATATTAAGGGGCAAGGCATTTATGCTTATGTCATTTTGAAAACACCTTTTGTTGGGTCTGTTGCACTTAGGCAAGAGCTTATTCAGATGGTGCGCACACAAATTGGGCCGATTGCGACGCCTGATTTGTTGCAATTCGTACCGAATTTACCCAAAACGAGATCAGGTAAAATCATGCGTCGTTTGTTGCGGAAGATTGCAGCCTTTGATTTGAGTGATCTAGGAGATACATCAACCCTGTCAGATCCACAAATTATTGATATCCTTATTGCAGATCGAAGCAAAGTTGCGTAA
- the rpsU gene encoding 30S ribosomal protein S21: protein MLVHVYDNNVDQALRTLKKKLQREGVFREMKLRRNFEKPSQKRAREKAEAVRRYRKLMRKRLQREGF, encoded by the coding sequence GTGCTTGTACATGTTTATGATAATAATGTTGACCAGGCCCTGCGCACTTTAAAGAAAAAGTTGCAGCGCGAGGGTGTGTTCCGTGAAATGAAGCTTCGTCGTAATTTTGAGAAGCCATCCCAAAAAAGAGCACGTGAAAAAGCTGAGGCTGTTAGACGCTATCGCAAATTAATGCGTAAACGTTTACAACGTGAAGGCTTCTAA
- a CDS encoding DUF983 domain-containing protein, protein MTEQKINHNPIDLWQVVRRSFLGFCPNCGKGRLLKNYISQIDECHHCNESYAHIKAEDGPAWLSIILVGHILAPLLLIYEPNATWPEWVSMTLWPSLAAILSLIILPRAKGLFIGMIWRNMQNTIKTKS, encoded by the coding sequence ATGACAGAGCAAAAGATTAATCATAATCCAATAGATTTATGGCAAGTTGTGCGTCGTTCTTTTTTAGGATTTTGTCCAAATTGTGGCAAGGGACGGCTTTTAAAAAACTATATTAGTCAAATTGACGAATGTCATCATTGCAACGAATCTTATGCACATATAAAAGCTGAAGACGGTCCTGCTTGGCTAAGCATCATTTTAGTTGGACATATTCTTGCCCCATTACTTCTTATCTATGAACCCAATGCTACGTGGCCTGAATGGGTGTCGATGACATTATGGCCCAGTTTGGCCGCCATTCTTTCGCTTATTATTTTACCACGCGCTAAAGGATTATTTATTGGGATGATTTGGCGTAATATGCAAAATACAATTAAAACGAAGAGTTGA
- a CDS encoding YqgE/AlgH family protein, producing the protein MDYSSEKFLTGRLLIATPQMGDPRFVKSVIYICVHNEEGAMGIVINRHVDFITFSQLLNELHLGSDDADDKKVPIHYGGPVEANRGFVLHSNDYTHDSTLHINKDFGLSATLETLDSMAQGKGPTKCILALGYAGWGPGQLDEELHANGWVSVPGDPSIIFDTDIQNKWNEAFKRLGFDVHMLSEDVGHA; encoded by the coding sequence ATGGATTACAGCTCAGAAAAATTTTTAACAGGCAGGCTTTTAATTGCAACACCGCAAATGGGTGATCCTCGCTTTGTGAAATCTGTAATTTATATTTGTGTTCATAATGAAGAAGGTGCCATGGGCATCGTTATCAATCGTCACGTTGATTTTATTACTTTTTCTCAGCTTTTAAACGAGCTTCATCTTGGCAGTGATGATGCAGACGATAAAAAAGTACCCATTCATTATGGTGGCCCTGTTGAAGCCAATCGTGGTTTTGTCTTACACAGTAATGATTACACACATGATTCAACATTACACATTAACAAAGATTTTGGATTATCAGCAACTCTTGAAACACTGGATTCAATGGCACAAGGCAAAGGACCCACAAAATGTATTTTGGCTTTAGGCTATGCAGGTTGGGGACCAGGTCAATTGGACGAAGAGCTCCATGCCAATGGCTGGGTCAGCGTTCCTGGGGATCCAAGCATTATTTTTGATACTGATATTCAAAATAAATGGAACGAAGCCTTCAAACGTCTAGGCTTTGATGTGCATATGTTATCTGAAGATGTAGGACATGCCTGA
- a CDS encoding electron transfer flavoprotein-ubiquinone oxidoreductase, whose amino-acid sequence MAREEMNYDLLIVGAGPAGLASAIRFKQLARDHHIDLSVAVIEKGSEVGAHILSGAVFEPHALTELLPDWKKLGAPLNTEAKEDHFLFLTENKSFKLPTPPQMHNKGNYIISLGNLCRWLGVQAESMGIEIYPGFTGSKMLYNDEGQVIGVGTGDMGIDKEGQKTAQFTDGVNLLARHTLLAEGCRGSLSEEIMAKFDLRKDRDPQTYGIGFKELWEIDPLKHSPGKVVHSIGWPLDRHTYGGSFLYHLENNQVALGFVIGLDYQNPHLSPFDEFQRYKTHPSIRHYLEGGRRISYGARALNEGGYQSIPKLSFPGGALVGCAAGFMNVPKIKGSNTAMKSGMIAAEAAFAQMNPTCVTPFDYEEAIKSSWVGQELKKVRNIRPSFQKGLYFGILYSALDTYILRGKAPWTFNHHEDHKTLKKAGDYSKIEYPKPDGKISFDKLSSVFISNTNHAENQPCHLKLKNKNTPIDVNLKLYDAPEQRYCPAGVYEIVQEEGSSHLHINAQNCIHCKTCDIKDPTQNIQWVTPEGGGGPNYPNM is encoded by the coding sequence ATGGCACGTGAAGAAATGAATTATGATCTTTTGATTGTAGGGGCAGGACCTGCGGGACTTGCATCAGCGATTCGTTTTAAACAATTGGCACGCGATCATCATATTGATTTAAGTGTGGCTGTTATTGAAAAGGGCTCCGAAGTGGGTGCCCATATTTTATCTGGTGCCGTTTTTGAACCCCATGCTTTGACGGAATTATTACCCGATTGGAAAAAATTGGGTGCCCCTTTAAATACAGAAGCAAAAGAAGATCATTTTTTATTTTTAACAGAAAATAAGTCATTTAAACTTCCGACGCCGCCTCAAATGCATAATAAAGGCAATTATATTATCAGCTTAGGTAATTTATGTCGTTGGTTAGGTGTTCAAGCTGAATCGATGGGCATTGAAATTTACCCCGGTTTTACTGGCAGTAAAATGCTTTATAATGACGAGGGTCAAGTCATTGGTGTGGGTACAGGTGATATGGGCATCGATAAAGAAGGCCAAAAAACTGCTCAATTTACAGATGGTGTCAATCTTCTAGCGCGTCATACTTTATTAGCTGAAGGATGTCGTGGGTCATTAAGTGAAGAAATTATGGCTAAATTTGATTTGCGTAAAGATCGAGACCCACAAACTTATGGGATTGGTTTTAAAGAATTATGGGAAATCGATCCCCTAAAACATTCTCCTGGTAAAGTTGTACATTCAATTGGTTGGCCATTAGACCGTCATACGTATGGAGGATCATTTTTATATCATTTGGAAAATAATCAGGTGGCACTTGGTTTTGTGATTGGGTTGGATTATCAAAATCCTCATTTAAGTCCGTTTGATGAATTCCAACGTTATAAAACACATCCAAGTATTCGCCATTATTTAGAAGGTGGAAGACGCATTTCATATGGTGCACGTGCGTTGAATGAAGGTGGCTATCAATCTATTCCTAAATTATCATTTCCGGGTGGTGCGTTAGTAGGGTGCGCTGCAGGTTTTATGAATGTACCCAAAATAAAAGGGTCAAACACGGCCATGAAATCGGGCATGATTGCGGCAGAAGCAGCTTTCGCGCAGATGAATCCAACATGTGTGACACCCTTTGATTATGAAGAAGCGATAAAATCATCTTGGGTAGGTCAAGAACTTAAAAAAGTACGTAATATTAGGCCTTCTTTTCAAAAAGGTCTTTATTTTGGTATATTATATTCAGCCCTTGATACTTATATTTTACGGGGTAAGGCACCATGGACATTCAATCATCATGAAGACCATAAAACACTTAAAAAAGCTGGAGATTATTCCAAAATTGAGTATCCAAAACCAGATGGTAAAATAAGTTTTGATAAATTATCGTCAGTTTTTATTTCAAATACGAATCATGCTGAAAATCAGCCTTGTCATTTGAAATTAAAAAATAAAAACACACCTATCGATGTTAATCTTAAACTTTACGATGCTCCTGAACAACGTTATTGCCCTGCAGGTGTTTATGAAATTGTACAGGAAGAAGGATCGTCACATTTACATATCAATGCACAAAATTGCATCCATTGTAAAACCTGTGATATCAAGGATCCAACGCAGAATATTCAATGGGTTACACCGGAAGGTGGAGGGGGACCAAATTATCCCAACATGTAA